In Populus nigra chromosome 1, ddPopNigr1.1, whole genome shotgun sequence, one genomic interval encodes:
- the LOC133701675 gene encoding ubiquitin-activating enzyme E1 1-like has product MLPIKRPVEAVLVEGEDAPDNSISDSFSFKKNRIDCSLESNVSSNKNSCVIGNCSDTDRDSNNRCKEELIMSPGDSKPMEIDEDLHSRQLAVYGRETMRRLFGSNVLVSGMHGLGVEIAKNLILAGVKSVTLHDEGLLELWDLSSNFVFSENDVGKNRALASVQKLQDLNNAVTISTLITELTTEQLDKFQAVVFTDLNLDKAIEFNDYCHNHKPPISFIKAEVRGLFGSVFCDFGPEFTVFDVDGEEPHTGIIASISNDNPALVSCVDDERLEFQDGDLVVFSEVKGMTEMNDGKPRKIKNSRPYSFNLEEDTANFATYEKGGIVTQVKQPKVLNFKPLREAIKDPGEFLLSDFSKFDRPPLLHLAFQALDKFVSEMGRFPAAGSEEDAQKLISLASHINENLGDARVEDINPKLLRHFAFGARAVLNPMAAMFGGLVGQEVVKACSGKFHPLFQFFYFDSMESLPTANLDPSDFKPRNSRYDAQISVFGSKLQKKLEDANLFVVGSGALGCEFLKNLALMGVSCGEQGKLTLTDDDVIEKSNLSRQFLFRDWNIGQAKSTVAASAAALINPHLKIEALQNRVSPESENVFDDTFWENLTAVVNALDNVNARLYVDQRCLYFQKPLLESGTLGAKCNTQMIIPHLTENYGASRDPPEKQAPMCTVHSFPHNIDHCLTWARSEFEGLVEKTPTEVNAYLSNPVDYTNAMTKAGDAQSRDTLERVLECLEKEKCETFQDCITWARLRFEDYFADRVKQLIFTFPEDASTSTGAPFWSAPKRFPHPLQFSTADPSHLHFVMAASILRAETFGISVPEWVKHPKTLAEAVEKVIVPEFQPREDVKIETDEKATTISTVSVDDAAVINELIRKLEQCRLMLPPAYRMTPIQFEKDDDTNYHMDLIAGLANMRARNYSIPEVDKLKAKFIAGRIIPAIATSTAMATGLVCLELYKVLDGGHKVEDYRNTFANLALPLFSMAEPVPPKVIKHQDMSWTVWDRWILKDNPTLRELLQWLKDKGLDAYSISHGSCLLYNSMFPRHRDRMDRKMVDLVREVAKAELPACRHHFDVVVACEDDEGNDVDIPPVSVYFS; this is encoded by the exons ATGCTTCCTATAAAGCGACCTGTTGAAGCAGTGCTGGTTGAAGGAGAAGACGCACCAGATAACAGCATATCagattcattttctttcaaaaagaacCGGATCGATTGCTCCTTGGAATCGAACGTGTCTAGTAACAAAAACAGTTGCGTTATTGGTAATTGCAGTGACACAGACAGAGACAGTAACAACCGCTGTAAAGAGGAGTTGATTATGTCACCTGGTGATTCGAAACCGATGGAGATTGATGAGGATCTTCACAGTCGCCAGCTTGCTGTTTATGGAAGAGAGACGATGCGAAGGCTTTTTGGTTCCAACGTTCTTGTTTCCGGGATGCATGGTCTTGGTGTTGAGATTG CAAAAAACCTCATTCTTGCTGGTGTCAAGTCTGTGACATTGCATGATGAAGGACTATTAGAGCTGTGGGATTTATCCAGCAACTTTGTTTTTTCCGAGAATGATGTTGGTAAGAACAGGGCCCTAGCATCTGTTCAGAAGTTGCAGGATCTCAACAATGCAGTCACCATCTCTACCTTAATTACAGAATTGACAACAGAACAACTTGATAAGTTCCAG GCTGTCGTATTtacagatctcaatcttgacaAAGCCATTGAGTTTAACGACTACTGCCATAATCATAAGCCCCCCATCTCTTTTATCAAGGCTGAAGTTAGAGGTCTCTTTGGCTCTGTGTTTTGTGACTTTGGACCTGAATTCACAGTGTTTGATGTTGATGGAGAGGAACCACACACTGGTATAATTGCATCTATCAGCAATGATAACCCTGCACTGGTGTCATGCGTTGATGATGAAAGGCTTGAGTTTCAAGATGGGGATCTTGTTGTTTTCTCTGAAGTGAAGGGAATGACAGAAATGAATGATGGAAAACcaagaaagattaaaaattcCAGACCATATTCATTTAATCTCGAGGAGGACACCGCAAACTTTGCTACCTATGAGAAAGGTGGGATTGTTACACAGGTGAAACAACCCAAGGTGTTGAATTTTAAGCCATTGAGAGAAGCAATTAAAGATCCCGGTGAATTTCTATTGAGTGATTTCTCCAAGTTTGACCGTCCACCTCTCTTGCACTTGGCATTTCAAGCACTGGACAAGTTCGTGTCTGAGATGGGTCGTTTCCCTGCTGCTGGTTCAGAAGAAGATGCTCAGAAGCTTATATCTCTGGCAAGTCACATCAATGAAAACTTAGGAGATGCGAGAGTAGAGGACATTAACCCAAAACTGTTGCGGCACTTTGCCTTTGGTGCCAGGGCTGTACTGAATCCTATGGCAGCTATGTTTGGTGGTCTAGTGGGACAAGAGGTTGTCAAAGCATGTTCTGGAAAGTTTCATCCTCTCTTTCAG TTCTTCTATTTTGATTCCATGGAATCACTTCCAACAGCAAATTTGGATCCCAGTGACTTCAAGCCACGAAATAGCCGTTATGATGCCCAAATCTCAGTTTTTGGGTCCAAGCTTCAGAAGAAGCTGGAGGATGCTAATTTATTTGTAGTGGGATCTGGTGCGCTTGGCTGtgaattcttgaaaaatttagcaCTGATGGGTGTTTCATGTGGTGAACAGGGAAAGCTGACATTAACTGATGATGATGTGATTGAGAAGAGTAACTTGAGCAGGCAGTTTCTCTTCCGTGATTGGAACATTGGACAGGCCAAATCCACTGTTGCTGCTTCTGCTGCTGCATTAATAAATCCTCATCTCAAGATTGAAGCACTGCAAAATCGTGTGTCCCCTGAAAGTGAGAATGTATTTGATGATACTTTCTGGGAGAACTTAACTGCTGTTGTCAATGCTTTAGACAATGTCAATGCAAGACTTTATGTTGATCAGAGGTGCTTGTACTTCCAAAAGCCTCTTCTCGAGTCAGGAACCTTGGGTGCCAAATGCAACACTCAGATGATCATTCCTCACCTGACCGAAAATTATGGTGCTTCAAGGGACCCACCAGAGAAACAAGCACCTATGTGCACTGTGCATTCGTTCCCACATAACATTGATCATTGCTTGACATGGGCTCGATCTGAGTTTGAGGGTTTGGTTGAGAAAACACCGACAGAAGTTAATGCCTATCTATCAAATCCAGTTGATTATACTAATGCTATGACCAAAGCTGGTGATGCTCAGTCAAGGGACACCTTGGAACGTGTTCTTGAGTGCCTTGAGAAGGAAAAATGTGAGACATTCCAGGATTGCATCACATGGGCGCGTTTAAG GTTTGAAGATTATTTTGCTGATCGGGTGAAGCAGCTGATCTTCACTTTCCCTGAAGATGCATCTACTAGTACTGGTGCTCCGTTCTGGTCAGCACCAAAGCGATTCCCTCATCCACTTCAGTTCTCAACTGCAGATCCAAGTCACCTCCATTTTGTCATGGCAGCATCAATATTGCGAGCGGAGACTTTTGGGATCTCTGTTCCTGAGTGGGTGAAACATCCTAAGACATTGGCCGAGGCTGTAGAGAAGGTGATTGTGCCAGAATTTCAGCCAAGAGAAGATGTGAAAATTGAGACAGATGAAAAGGCTACCACTATATCTACTGTATCTGTAGATGATGCAGCGGTGATCAATGAACTTATCAGGAAACTAGAGCAGTGCAGGCTTATGTTGCCACCTGCATACAGGATGACCCCAATTCAGTTTGAGAAG GATGACGATACAAACTACCACATGGATCTGATAGCTGGTCTTGCCAACATGAGAGCAAGAAACTACAGCATTCCTGAGGTTGACAAACTGAAAGCCAAGTTTATTGCTGGAAGGATCATCCCTGCTATAGCAACCTCCACAGCTATGGCCACTGGTCTTGTGTGCTTGGAGCTGTATAAGGTTCTGGATGGTGGACACAAGGTGGAGGACTACCGCAATACATTTGCCAACCTTGCACTCCCTCTATTCTCCATGGCTGAGCCTGTCCCACCCAAGGTTATCAAGCATCAGGATATGAGCTGGACAGTTTGGGACAGGTGGATTCTAAAAGACAATCCTACCTTGAGGGAACTTCTGCAATGGCTCAAGGATAAGGGGCTCGATGCCTATAGCATTTCACATGGTAGTTGCCTGCTTTACAATAGCATGTTCCCTCGGCACAGAGACAGGATGGACAGGAAGATGGTTGATCTGGTGAGGGAAGTGGCCAAAGCGGAGTTGCCTGCATGTCGTCACCACTTTGATGTTGTTGTCGCATGTGAGGATGATGAAGGCAATGATGTTGACATTCCCCCAGTATCCGTTTACTTCTCCTAG
- the LOC133686985 gene encoding LOW QUALITY PROTEIN: LRR repeats and ubiquitin-like domain-containing protein At2g30105 (The sequence of the model RefSeq protein was modified relative to this genomic sequence to represent the inferred CDS: deleted 2 bases in 1 codon), translating to MEVEGQDTAINITVKFSGRSIPISVSLDSKIKDVKSLLQPLTNVLPRGQKLIFKGKLLVDGMTLRESEVTNGAKVMLMASQGLHQGDGPILKDAKTRPISRANTSSNKMVNEKIGVLFDKNRVERWKVTGVIGLAECNLKAIPEEVWTCGPSTRVLDISNNFILDVPAQIGSLSSMQKFLLNGNGMLDECIKWKGLTPLKHLTVLSVSHNNLSTLPSELGSLCSLRQLHVSNNKLSSLPMEIGLLTQLEVLKVNNNRISNVPMCIGDCSSLAEVDLSSNLLTDLPVTFGDLLNLKALHLGNNGLKSLPSTIFKMCLQLSTLDLHNTEITMDVLRQLEGWQDFDDRRRSKHQKQLDFRVVGSAEFDEGADKL from the exons ATGGAAGTGGAAGGTCAAGATACAGCGATAAACATAACAGTGAAGTTCAGTGGAAGATCCATTCCAATCTCTGTCTCTCTCGACTCCAAAATCAAAGACGTCAAATCCCTTCTGCAACCTCTCACCAACGTTCTTCCCCGTGGACAAAAACTCATCTTTAAAG GGAAGTTGTTGGTGGATGGTATGACTTTGAGGGAATCAGAGGTCACAAATGGGGCCAAGGTCATGCTTATGGCCTCTCAGGGCTTGCACCAAGGG GATGGTCCAATACTAAAAGATGCTAAGACTCGACCGATTTCAAGGGCTAATACTAGTAGTAATAAAATGGTGAATGAAAAGATTGGAGTTTTGTTTGATAAGAACCGGGTTGAACGATGGAAGGTTACTGGAGTTATTGGACTGGCTGAATGCAACTTAAAG GCAATACCTGAGGAAGTGTGGACATGTGGACCTTCTACAAGAGTCCTTGATATCAGCAACAATTTTATTCTAGATGTACCAGCCCAAATTGGCAGTTTAAGTTCCATGCAG aAATTTTTGCTCAATGGAAATGGTATGTTGGATGAATGCATTAAATGGAAAGGACTAACACCTTTGAAGCATTTAACAGTTCTGTCTGTCAGCCATAACAA TTTATCCACCTTGCCTTCTGAATTGGGT TCTCTGTGCTCTCTGAGACAACTGCATGTTTCAAACAATAAGTTGAGTAGCCTCCCGATGGAAATTGGACTTCTCACCCAGCTTGAGGTTTTGAAAGTCAACAATAACAG AATAAGCAACGTTCCTATGTGTATAGGGGACTGTAGTTCTCTTGCCGAG GTTGATCTTTCATCAAATCTTCTGACAGATTTGCCTGTTACATTTGGGGATTTGCTTAATTTGAAG GCTTTGCATCTAGGCAACAACGGGCTAAAATCCCTCCCTTCTACAATATTCAAAATGTGCCTGCAACTCTCAACTCTAGATCTCCACAACACAGAAATCACAATGGACGTTCTTCGTCAG CTTGAAGGATGGCAAGATTTTGATGACCGCCGTCGTTCAAAACATCAGAAGCAACTGGATTTTCGAGTTGTGGGCTCTGCTGAGTTTGATGAGGGTGCCGATAAACTTTGA